From the genome of Clostridia bacterium, one region includes:
- a CDS encoding CoA protein activase has protein sequence MKATFPHMGNLYITARALLGGLGLEVVVPPPCTKRTLSLGTQHSPEFACLPLKLNLGNYIEAAERGAEVIVMAGGVGPCRFGYYAQVQREILKDLGYDMEMVVLEPPDAHFSELVDKIKYLCQTDWRRAIQGVRMAWWKTRAVDEVEKRVEWLRPREKVLGTADRIYNRARAAIDAAATRREVELARQQALAELDAVERDPVREAKVVRIALVGEIYTLLEPFMNLDIERKLGRMGAEVVRDLYLSEWINDHLFGGFMRLDSPAKKAKKLAQPYLGYFVGGHGRESVGSVVYFARKGFDGLIQLAPFTCMPEIVAESILPRASQDCDLPVMTMFFDEQTGEAGFVTRLEAFVDMIRRRKEADRRSRAGAMDGA, from the coding sequence ATGAAGGCTACCTTTCCCCACATGGGCAATCTCTACATAACCGCCAGGGCGCTTCTGGGGGGATTGGGGCTGGAGGTGGTGGTCCCGCCTCCCTGCACCAAGCGTACTTTGAGCCTGGGCACCCAGCATTCCCCGGAGTTTGCCTGTCTACCGCTCAAGCTAAACCTGGGCAACTACATTGAGGCGGCAGAGCGGGGAGCCGAAGTGATCGTCATGGCCGGCGGGGTGGGGCCCTGCCGTTTCGGGTACTACGCCCAGGTGCAGAGGGAGATCCTAAAGGACCTGGGCTACGATATGGAAATGGTGGTCTTGGAACCGCCCGATGCCCACTTCTCCGAGTTGGTGGACAAGATCAAGTACCTCTGCCAAACGGACTGGCGGCGGGCCATTCAGGGCGTGCGCATGGCCTGGTGGAAGACGCGGGCGGTGGACGAGGTGGAGAAACGGGTGGAGTGGCTGAGGCCGCGGGAAAAGGTGCTGGGTACGGCCGACCGCATCTACAACCGGGCCCGGGCGGCCATAGACGCCGCCGCCACGCGCCGGGAGGTGGAGCTGGCGAGGCAGCAGGCCCTGGCAGAACTGGACGCGGTGGAAAGGGACCCGGTACGGGAGGCAAAGGTGGTGCGCATCGCCCTGGTGGGCGAGATCTACACCCTGCTCGAGCCCTTCATGAACCTGGACATCGAGCGCAAGCTGGGGCGTATGGGGGCAGAGGTGGTGCGCGACCTCTACTTGAGCGAGTGGATAAACGATCACCTTTTCGGGGGCTTCATGCGTTTGGACAGCCCGGCCAAGAAGGCCAAGAAGCTGGCCCAACCCTACCTGGGGTACTTTGTGGGCGGGCACGGCCGGGAGTCGGTGGGAAGTGTGGTCTACTTTGCCCGCAAAGGGTTCGACGGACTCATTCAGCTTGCGCCCTTCACCTGCATGCCGGAAATCGTGGCCGAGTCCATCCTGCCCCGGGCGAGTCAGGACTGCGATCTGCCGGTCATGACCATGTTCTTTGACGAGCAGACCGGGGAGGCGGGCTTTGTAACCCGCCTGGAGGCCTTCGTGGATATGATCAGGCGGCGCAAAGAGGCGGACCGCCGAAGCCGCGCCGGCGCCATGGACGGCGCCTAA
- a CDS encoding acyl-CoA dehydratase activase-related protein, producing MRIGIPRALFYYYYFPLWHAFFTALGAKVEVSPPTNKAILDQGVRGAVDEACLPIKVYYGHVLALRNKADLLFVPRLVSVEPKAYICPKFMGLPDMLRAGLRDLPRFIDTNVNLRQGTEKVLEVALEMGRLLTRNKRQILAAWEKAQAVYQHYVALLESGLRPGPAIERLTGVPEGRRRRGEGEGPGRWKVGLVGHGYNLYDEYISMDLIGRLGRLGVEVVTPDQIPGAVIETEAARLPKRLFWTLGKRLVGSTLHFLQRPDIDGIIHVSSFGCGPDSLVGDLVERFSQRTRKLPFLYLTLDEQTGEAGLQTRVEAFTDMLAWRAAQ from the coding sequence ATGAGAATCGGTATTCCGCGCGCCCTTTTTTATTATTACTACTTCCCCCTGTGGCATGCCTTCTTCACCGCCTTGGGGGCCAAGGTAGAAGTGTCCCCGCCCACGAACAAGGCCATCCTGGACCAGGGAGTCCGGGGGGCGGTGGACGAGGCCTGTCTGCCCATCAAGGTGTATTATGGCCACGTCCTGGCCCTGCGGAATAAGGCCGACCTGCTATTCGTCCCCCGGTTGGTCAGTGTGGAACCCAAAGCCTACATTTGCCCGAAGTTCATGGGGTTGCCGGACATGCTGCGGGCCGGCCTGCGGGATCTGCCCCGGTTTATCGATACCAACGTCAACCTCCGCCAGGGTACGGAGAAGGTGCTGGAAGTGGCCCTGGAGATGGGGAGGCTGCTTACGCGCAACAAGCGGCAAATTCTGGCTGCCTGGGAGAAGGCGCAGGCGGTCTACCAGCACTACGTTGCCCTGCTGGAGTCCGGCTTGCGTCCCGGGCCGGCCATCGAGCGCCTGACCGGGGTACCGGAGGGTCGGCGCCGTCGAGGAGAAGGAGAGGGCCCCGGGCGCTGGAAAGTAGGTCTGGTGGGGCACGGCTACAACCTTTACGACGAATACATCAGCATGGATCTGATCGGCCGGTTGGGCCGTCTCGGAGTCGAGGTGGTTACGCCGGATCAAATACCCGGCGCGGTTATTGAGACCGAGGCCGCCCGGCTGCCCAAGCGGCTCTTCTGGACTCTGGGCAAGCGTCTGGTGGGCAGCACCCTGCATTTCCTGCAGCGACCCGACATCGACGGCATAATTCACGTTTCCTCCTTCGGCTGCGGCCCCGACAGCCTGGTGGGAGACCTGGTGGAAAGGTTCAGCCAGCGCACCAGGAAGCTCCCCTTCCTTTACCTTACCCTGGACGAGCAAACCGGCGAGGCGGGTCTGCAGACCCGGGTGGAGGCCTTTACCGACATGCTCGCGTGGAGGGCGGCGCAATGA